One part of the Brevundimonas sp. NIBR11 genome encodes these proteins:
- a CDS encoding DsbE family thiol:disulfide interchange protein, with translation MKRWLAVIPLVVLAALAALFIGWSLKRDPEFKPDALVGQSVPETVLPILQNGVAGPQNVDIRTAGVGRPMIVNVFASWCAPCRIEHPRLLALKAQGIAVVGVAYKDEPEATQAFLDELGDPFAMVLVDREGRAGLDLGVSGVPESFAVDAMGRIVAKSSGPLLTDADVERLTTALDAPLRPLPTATTLDEAKARRDAAQ, from the coding sequence GTGAAGCGCTGGTTGGCCGTCATCCCGCTGGTGGTGCTCGCGGCCCTCGCCGCCCTCTTCATCGGCTGGTCGCTGAAGCGCGATCCCGAGTTCAAGCCGGACGCTCTCGTCGGCCAGTCTGTGCCCGAGACCGTCCTGCCCATCCTCCAGAACGGTGTCGCCGGTCCCCAGAACGTCGACATCCGCACCGCGGGGGTCGGCAGGCCGATGATCGTCAACGTCTTCGCCAGTTGGTGCGCGCCGTGCCGAATCGAGCATCCGAGGCTGCTGGCGCTGAAAGCGCAGGGCATCGCCGTCGTCGGCGTCGCCTACAAGGACGAGCCCGAGGCGACCCAGGCCTTCCTCGACGAACTGGGCGATCCCTTCGCCATGGTTCTGGTGGATCGCGAAGGTCGGGCCGGTCTCGATCTCGGCGTCTCGGGCGTGCCCGAGAGCTTCGCCGTCGACGCCATGGGCCGGATCGTCGCCAAATCGTCGGGACCTCTGCTTACCGACGCCGACGTCGAGCGCCTGACAACCGCCCTCGACGCCCCGCTGCGGCCGTTGCCGA
- the ccmD gene encoding heme exporter protein CcmD: MLDLDMSPYAAFVWPAWGVSVLVLGAVVARALSASRKWKAELKRLEDDAS; encoded by the coding sequence ATGCTCGATCTCGACATGAGCCCCTACGCCGCCTTCGTCTGGCCCGCCTGGGGCGTCAGCGTGCTGGTGCTCGGCGCCGTGGTCGCCCGCGCGCTCTCCGCCTCGCGCAAATGGAAGGCGGAGCTGAAGCGTCTCGAGGACGACGCGTCGTGA
- a CDS encoding heme ABC transporter permease: MFGLANPARFMSFTRPLTPVLWAVAVVLLAVGIWLSFAAPGDYQQGDTVRIMFVHVPASTLGLSAYAALGVSSFFALVFRHPLADAAARAAALPGAAFTALALITGSLWGQPMWGTWWVWDARLTSVLVLFLFYLGYMALRASIDDETKAARAAAVLGLVGLINLPIVKFSVDWWNTLHQPASLLRAGGSSLDPVFLAPLLTMMAAYGALFLAVWLTSIRTEITRRRVQTLRARQALEA, translated from the coding sequence ATGTTCGGCCTCGCCAATCCCGCCCGTTTCATGAGTTTCACCCGGCCGCTGACGCCGGTGCTGTGGGCCGTGGCGGTCGTGCTGCTGGCCGTCGGGATCTGGCTGAGCTTCGCCGCGCCCGGCGACTATCAGCAGGGCGACACGGTCAGGATCATGTTCGTCCATGTGCCCGCCTCGACCCTGGGCCTCTCGGCCTATGCCGCATTGGGCGTCTCCAGCTTCTTCGCCCTCGTCTTCCGCCACCCGCTGGCCGACGCCGCCGCCCGCGCCGCCGCCCTGCCCGGCGCCGCCTTCACGGCCCTGGCCCTGATCACCGGCTCTCTGTGGGGCCAGCCGATGTGGGGGACCTGGTGGGTCTGGGACGCCCGGCTGACCTCGGTGCTGGTTTTGTTCCTCTTCTATCTCGGCTATATGGCCCTGCGCGCGTCGATCGACGATGAGACAAAGGCCGCCCGCGCCGCCGCCGTCCTGGGTCTGGTCGGTCTGATCAACCTGCCGATCGTGAAGTTCTCGGTAGATTGGTGGAACACCCTGCATCAGCCGGCCTCCCTGCTGCGCGCCGGGGGCTCCAGCCTCGACCCGGTCTTCCTCGCCCCGTTGCTGACCATGATGGCCGCCTATGGCGCCCTGTTCCTGGCCGTCTGGCTGACGTCGATCCGAACGGAGATCACGCGCCGTCGCGTCCAGACCCTGCGCGCCCGTCAGGCGCTGGAGGCGTAG
- a CDS encoding cold-shock protein has translation MATGTVKWYNSTKGYGFIEPSDGGKDVFVHVSAVEGAGMNGLNEGQKVSYEVERDRRSGKESAGQLKAAE, from the coding sequence ATGGCTACCGGCACTGTCAAATGGTACAACTCCACTAAAGGCTACGGCTTCATCGAGCCTTCGGACGGCGGCAAGGACGTCTTCGTCCACGTCTCGGCCGTTGAAGGCGCAGGCATGAACGGCCTGAACGAAGGCCAGAAGGTTTCCTACGAAGTCGAGCGCGACCGTCGCTCGGGCAAGGAATCCGCTGGTCAGCTGAAGGCCGCCGAATAG
- a CDS encoding YihY/virulence factor BrkB family protein produces MKSPLPIRPTRRRNLLSRPWAFVVAVVGGLGAGAGAAHLLYTQGHKYGVELRPERPQPTPPKPPTPEDYEAKEPGRGRMAQRPHQIPHKGWIDIFWRVGGAYFGDRVGFVSGGVTFFILLSLFPALAAFITIYGLFADPTDAAGRIAFLYSVLPSNVAQFINVELTRLAAGSTGQLTFTLFWTLALSLWTANNGIKTLFYGLNVAYHEVEKRNIVNYNLLCFAFTLTGLAAVLMSAVLVVGVPVVLGVFGLADDWERLAPLRWPLLFLGYVGALTIIYRFGPCRQRARWRWLTPGALFAASLSVFVSFIFSWYLTTFVRLDSYGPLATAMGFLLWTWISVQIILMGAEVNAEIEHQTAVDTTTGSPEAIGERGAVMADSVGPRRGNPAALTFTLKHAEALADRLSRRRNRAQS; encoded by the coding sequence ATGAAGTCGCCCCTGCCGATCCGCCCGACCCGCCGTCGAAACCTGCTGTCCCGTCCTTGGGCCTTCGTCGTCGCGGTCGTCGGCGGCCTGGGTGCGGGGGCGGGCGCGGCGCATCTGCTCTACACCCAGGGTCATAAATACGGGGTCGAACTCAGACCCGAACGCCCGCAGCCGACCCCGCCGAAGCCGCCGACGCCCGAGGACTATGAGGCCAAGGAGCCCGGCCGGGGGCGGATGGCCCAGCGCCCGCACCAGATCCCGCACAAGGGCTGGATCGACATCTTCTGGCGGGTCGGCGGAGCCTATTTCGGAGACCGGGTCGGCTTCGTGTCGGGTGGCGTGACCTTCTTCATCCTGCTGTCTCTGTTTCCCGCCCTGGCGGCCTTCATCACCATTTACGGCCTGTTCGCGGATCCGACCGATGCGGCCGGGCGCATCGCCTTTCTCTATTCGGTCCTGCCGTCGAACGTAGCTCAGTTCATCAATGTGGAGCTGACCCGACTGGCGGCCGGCTCGACGGGCCAGTTGACCTTTACCCTGTTCTGGACCCTCGCCCTGTCGCTATGGACGGCCAACAACGGGATCAAGACCCTCTTCTACGGGCTGAACGTCGCCTATCACGAGGTCGAGAAGCGCAATATCGTCAACTACAATCTACTCTGCTTCGCCTTCACCCTGACGGGGTTGGCGGCGGTGCTGATGAGCGCCGTGCTCGTCGTCGGCGTGCCCGTCGTGTTGGGCGTCTTCGGGCTGGCGGACGACTGGGAGCGACTGGCGCCCCTGCGCTGGCCCCTGCTGTTCCTGGGCTATGTCGGCGCCCTGACGATCATCTATCGCTTCGGCCCCTGCCGCCAGCGCGCCCGCTGGCGGTGGCTGACGCCGGGCGCCCTCTTCGCCGCCTCGCTCAGCGTCTTCGTGTCGTTCATCTTCAGCTGGTACCTGACCACCTTCGTGCGGCTGGACTCCTACGGCCCGCTGGCGACCGCCATGGGCTTCCTGCTGTGGACGTGGATTTCGGTGCAGATCATCCTCATGGGCGCGGAGGTGAACGCCGAGATCGAGCACCAGACCGCCGTCGACACCACCACCGGAAGCCCAGAGGCTATCGGCGAACGCGGGGCGGTCATGGCCGACAGTGTCGGTCCGCGGCGCGGCAACCCCGCCGCCCTGACCTTCACCCTCAAACACGCCGAAGCTCTGGCGGACCGGCTGTCGCGACGCCGCAACCGGGCGCAAAGCTGA
- the prmC gene encoding peptide chain release factor N(5)-glutamine methyltransferase — protein sequence MTQPTTLVAAWKAAQGELKAARIDSPAIDARLLLEAATGASRLEILTDPHRPLTPEQSATLAGYLERRLKREPVSRILGRKGFWKIMLNVTPDVLSPRPDTETILDIAMLAFEPAQAFSVIDLGTGSGAILLAVLGDRPGAHGVGTDISSEALAVAKENAANLGLDNRATFLRTEWAAGFGDASFDLVVSNPPYIPSDDIAGLDPEVREHDPLLALDGGPDGLQAYRDLAPEIARILKPGGIFAVEIGWNQGDAVKALFEAAGLTDVKVVKDLGDRHRVVTNGPDPRTTPIRQS from the coding sequence ATGACCCAACCCACGACACTCGTCGCCGCCTGGAAGGCCGCGCAAGGCGAGCTCAAGGCCGCCCGCATCGACAGCCCGGCCATCGACGCCCGCCTCCTGCTGGAGGCTGCGACGGGCGCAAGCCGTCTGGAAATCCTGACCGACCCGCACCGGCCTCTGACGCCGGAGCAGTCCGCGACGCTGGCCGGCTATCTGGAGCGCCGGCTGAAACGCGAACCGGTGTCGCGCATCCTCGGCCGCAAGGGCTTCTGGAAGATCATGCTGAACGTCACGCCCGACGTGCTCAGCCCCCGCCCGGACACCGAGACCATCCTCGACATCGCCATGCTGGCCTTCGAACCCGCCCAGGCCTTCAGCGTCATCGATCTGGGCACCGGGTCGGGCGCCATACTTCTGGCCGTGCTCGGCGACCGGCCGGGCGCGCACGGGGTCGGCACGGACATTTCGTCCGAGGCTCTGGCCGTGGCCAAGGAGAACGCGGCCAACCTGGGTCTGGACAATCGCGCGACCTTCCTGCGCACCGAGTGGGCGGCCGGGTTCGGCGACGCGAGCTTCGATCTGGTGGTGTCCAACCCGCCCTATATTCCGTCCGACGACATCGCCGGCCTCGATCCAGAGGTGCGCGAGCATGATCCGCTGCTGGCGCTGGACGGTGGGCCGGATGGGCTGCAGGCCTATCGCGACCTGGCCCCCGAGATCGCTCGCATCCTCAAGCCTGGCGGAATATTCGCCGTCGAGATCGGCTGGAATCAGGGCGATGCCGTGAAGGCCCTGTTCGAGGCGGCCGGACTGACGGACGTCAAGGTGGTCAAGGATCTGGGCGACCGCCACCGGGTGGTCACCAACGGCCCGGACCCGCGCACGACGCCGATCCGCCAGTCGTGA
- a CDS encoding DUF4167 domain-containing protein has product MRDFKGMKRQRGRNRKPGGGSGNANAANPNRSWDSQGPENIKVRGNAQTVYERYQQLARDAASSGDRVLAENYLQHAEHYFRVLRALQPARPVSEIAARELSNQGYDIDFEDETGAQAAAFLAAQQAADRAAQQQNEARDNEGQREWTPRPPRENNDGQREGNQNRDRDRDWTPRPPRENRDNQNQDGQPRADGEGQEGGRRETRRERWERRRDERNRRFEAEGGTPDTRTWEEAEGRKEGRAESGRDDNMRVGGDFIASTAPVSYAPPAEAPAPVEAAAEPAERPARRTRAPRAEGPVDTAQALPGFLTRSAAPAAPAPAPAPEATEEAAAPKRRASRKKAEAPADGE; this is encoded by the coding sequence ATGAGAGATTTCAAGGGCATGAAGCGTCAGCGCGGTCGCAACCGGAAGCCCGGTGGCGGCAGCGGCAATGCGAATGCGGCCAACCCGAACCGGTCGTGGGATTCGCAAGGCCCCGAGAACATCAAGGTCCGCGGCAACGCCCAGACCGTCTACGAGCGATACCAGCAGCTGGCCCGCGACGCCGCCTCGTCGGGCGACCGGGTTCTGGCCGAGAACTATCTCCAGCACGCCGAACACTATTTCCGCGTCCTGCGCGCCCTGCAGCCGGCCCGTCCGGTCAGCGAGATCGCCGCGCGCGAACTGTCCAACCAGGGCTACGACATCGATTTCGAGGACGAGACCGGGGCCCAGGCCGCCGCCTTCCTCGCCGCCCAACAGGCCGCCGACCGCGCCGCCCAGCAGCAGAACGAGGCCCGCGACAATGAAGGCCAGCGTGAGTGGACGCCGCGTCCCCCGCGCGAGAACAACGACGGCCAGCGCGAGGGCAATCAGAACCGCGATCGTGACCGCGATTGGACCCCGCGCCCCCCTCGCGAGAACCGCGACAATCAGAACCAGGATGGGCAGCCGCGCGCCGACGGCGAGGGTCAGGAAGGCGGTCGTCGCGAGACCCGCCGCGAACGCTGGGAGCGTCGCCGCGACGAACGCAACCGCCGCTTCGAGGCCGAGGGCGGCACGCCCGACACGCGCACCTGGGAAGAGGCTGAGGGTCGCAAAGAGGGCCGCGCCGAGAGCGGCCGGGACGACAACATGAGAGTGGGGGGCGACTTCATCGCCTCCACCGCCCCGGTGAGCTACGCCCCGCCCGCCGAGGCGCCCGCCCCGGTCGAGGCCGCCGCGGAACCCGCCGAGCGTCCCGCCCGTCGCACCCGCGCGCCCCGCGCCGAGGGTCCGGTCGATACGGCCCAGGCCCTGCCCGGTTTCCTGACCCGGTCGGCGGCGCCCGCCGCTCCGGCCCCCGCACCGGCGCCGGAAGCGACGGAAGAAGCCGCCGCGCCCAAACGCCGCGCTTCTCGCAAGAAGGCCGAAGCGCCCGCCGACGGCGAGTAG
- a CDS encoding ATP-binding protein has product MEFVLLIVALALAGCLAGVRLGLQARQQSTRLAELNDSLESRISERTQELRLALEASDEQAKAVAAASQAKSDFLAGMSHELRTPLNAVIGFAELMRMNEQAEPLTRRQSQAVEQILGSGQQLLSLIEEVLDLARIEAGKLSMSVERVDPQLVVRQVCDNLRPTAEAAGVTLRAPAPTAGLGVVADRTRLRQVLSNLLSNAIKYNREGGDVLLEVRQTAEGVALSVHDTGVGIPEDRMAELFQPFNRLGRETSDVAGTGIGLAVSRRLAEAMNGRLECASVAGEGSTFTLHLPLARQVSTPITASSIPTGTLPAATMLYVEDNPSNIALMRHVIAALGPIQLHVAENGHEGLSLARDLRPDVILLDINLPGLSGFELKARLDADPLTRGIPVLALSASAMPQDVKRGRDAGFRDYLTKPLDIPALAAALNRALGSAEDLRSKVAA; this is encoded by the coding sequence ATGGAATTCGTACTGCTCATCGTCGCCCTAGCCCTGGCGGGCTGTCTCGCAGGCGTGAGGCTGGGCCTGCAGGCTCGACAACAGTCCACACGTCTGGCCGAATTGAACGATTCTCTGGAAAGTCGCATCTCCGAGCGCACGCAGGAGTTGCGTCTGGCGCTCGAAGCCTCCGACGAACAGGCCAAGGCCGTCGCCGCCGCCAGCCAAGCCAAGTCCGACTTTCTGGCGGGCATGTCGCACGAGCTGCGCACGCCTCTGAACGCCGTCATCGGCTTCGCCGAGCTCATGCGGATGAATGAGCAGGCCGAGCCGCTGACGCGCCGTCAGTCCCAGGCCGTCGAACAGATCCTGGGCTCCGGCCAGCAACTGCTTAGCCTGATCGAGGAGGTCCTGGACCTCGCCCGCATCGAGGCCGGAAAGTTGTCGATGTCGGTCGAGCGTGTCGATCCCCAGCTGGTCGTGCGCCAGGTCTGCGACAACCTCCGTCCCACCGCCGAGGCCGCCGGGGTGACCCTGCGCGCGCCGGCCCCGACCGCCGGCCTGGGCGTCGTCGCCGACCGGACCCGGCTGCGCCAGGTGCTGAGCAACCTGTTGTCCAACGCCATCAAATACAATCGCGAGGGCGGCGACGTCCTTCTGGAGGTGCGCCAGACCGCCGAGGGCGTCGCTCTGTCGGTGCACGACACCGGCGTCGGCATTCCCGAGGACCGCATGGCCGAGCTGTTCCAACCTTTCAACCGTCTGGGTCGCGAGACCTCCGACGTCGCCGGAACCGGCATCGGTCTGGCCGTATCGCGTCGTCTGGCCGAGGCCATGAACGGCCGGCTGGAGTGCGCCAGCGTCGCGGGGGAGGGCTCGACCTTCACCCTGCACCTGCCTCTGGCCCGTCAGGTCTCGACCCCGATCACGGCCTCATCGATCCCGACCGGGACGCTGCCCGCCGCGACCATGCTCTATGTCGAGGACAACCCGTCCAACATCGCCCTGATGCGCCACGTCATCGCCGCGCTCGGCCCGATCCAGCTGCATGTGGCCGAGAACGGGCACGAGGGTCTGTCGCTGGCGCGGGATCTGAGGCCCGACGTGATCCTCTTGGACATCAACCTGCCGGGACTGTCGGGGTTCGAGCTGAAGGCGCGTCTGGACGCCGATCCCCTGACGCGCGGCATTCCGGTCCTGGCCCTCAGCGCCAGCGCCATGCCGCAGGACGTCAAGCGCGGCAGGGACGCTGGGTTCCGCGACTACCTCACCAAGCCGCTGGACATTCCGGCGCTGGCGGCGGCGCTGAATCGGGCTCTGGGGTCAGCCGAGGACCTGCGGTCGAAGGTGGCGGCCTAG
- a CDS encoding RsmB/NOP family class I SAM-dependent RNA methyltransferase has translation MSGGTPEGKNSGARGRRMADKARGPRREPIVRTGEPDAAADIGVEARIAAGVLLNAALERRNGLDEAMASAELKSLPGPDRAFARAVAMAALRRLGEIDAILNRRLQKSPPEAVRTILRVSLAQTLVLETPAFAAVSTAVKLAERDAKTRPYKALVNAVLRGIEREGPGLTTAESNLPDWIAARWKQTYGEATLAAIALAARDEPPTDLSLKPDTDAAALAEAVEGAVLPGGTVRSGLRGDVATWSGYETGGWWVQDAAAAVPARLLALKAGETALDMCAAPGGKTLQLAATGATVVALDRSEPRLRRLRQNLERTALSAEIVVTPGEDWEDGRTFDAVLLDAPCTATGTLRRNPEVLRATKPADVAKLADVQHRLLDAAAGRVGPGGRLVYCVCSLEREEGETQVIAFLRRNPSFKTAPADPATVGAPDEALTPEGWLRILPSMWAETGGVDGFFAARLERVG, from the coding sequence TTGAGCGGGGGGACGCCCGAGGGCAAGAACTCGGGCGCGCGTGGCCGTCGCATGGCCGACAAGGCGCGCGGGCCGCGCCGCGAGCCGATCGTGCGGACAGGCGAGCCCGATGCGGCCGCCGATATCGGGGTCGAGGCGCGCATCGCGGCCGGGGTCCTGCTTAACGCCGCCCTGGAGCGTCGCAACGGTCTGGACGAGGCCATGGCCTCGGCCGAGCTGAAGTCCCTGCCCGGCCCGGATCGCGCCTTCGCCCGCGCCGTGGCCATGGCGGCCCTGCGACGTCTGGGCGAGATCGACGCCATCCTGAACCGCCGCCTGCAGAAGTCGCCGCCGGAAGCCGTGCGGACCATCCTGCGCGTATCGCTGGCCCAGACCCTGGTGCTGGAGACCCCCGCTTTCGCCGCCGTCTCGACCGCTGTGAAGCTGGCGGAACGCGATGCGAAGACGCGGCCCTACAAGGCGCTGGTCAACGCGGTGCTGCGCGGGATCGAGCGCGAAGGGCCCGGACTGACGACGGCGGAATCGAACCTGCCCGACTGGATCGCCGCGCGTTGGAAACAGACCTATGGCGAGGCGACGCTGGCCGCCATCGCCTTGGCCGCCCGCGACGAACCGCCGACCGACCTCAGCCTCAAGCCCGATACGGACGCCGCCGCCCTGGCCGAGGCCGTCGAGGGAGCCGTCCTGCCCGGCGGCACGGTCCGTTCGGGCCTGCGCGGCGATGTCGCGACCTGGTCCGGCTATGAGACCGGCGGCTGGTGGGTGCAGGACGCGGCCGCCGCCGTGCCGGCCCGTTTGCTGGCGCTCAAGGCCGGCGAGACCGCGCTGGACATGTGCGCCGCGCCCGGCGGCAAGACCCTGCAGTTGGCCGCCACCGGCGCGACCGTGGTCGCGCTGGACCGGTCCGAGCCGCGCCTGCGTCGCCTGCGCCAGAATCTTGAGCGCACGGCCCTCTCGGCCGAGATCGTCGTCACTCCAGGCGAGGACTGGGAGGACGGCCGCACCTTCGACGCCGTCCTGCTGGACGCGCCGTGCACGGCCACCGGCACCCTGCGTCGCAACCCGGAAGTCCTTCGCGCCACCAAACCCGCCGACGTGGCCAAGCTGGCGGACGTCCAGCACCGGTTGCTCGACGCGGCCGCCGGGCGTGTCGGTCCAGGCGGCCGCCTGGTCTACTGCGTCTGCTCGCTGGAACGGGAAGAGGGCGAGACCCAGGTCATCGCCTTCCTGCGACGCAATCCGTCGTTCAAGACTGCACCTGCCGATCCGGCCACAGTCGGCGCGCCCGACGAAGCCCTGACGCCCGAAGGCTGGCTGCGCATCCTGCCCTCGATGTGGGCCGAGACCGGCGGTGTGGACGGCTTCTTCGCCGCACGGCTGGAGCGGGTCGGCTAG